A stretch of the Panicum virgatum strain AP13 chromosome 9N, P.virgatum_v5, whole genome shotgun sequence genome encodes the following:
- the LOC120693020 gene encoding interleukin-1 receptor-associated kinase 4-like isoform X3, whose translation MHCQKCQLVQRKETIEGKEAPPRNKVMELIQEADRSKWMVHSNHSIKCFTKGDIDKMTNSYRTCLGRGAFGEVYKGVLEDGSMVAVKRFIHNVKENFAKELIVHREINHKNVVRLIGCCEEENALMLVTEYVANGNLSDALHHDNLPIPLDIRLRVAVECAEALAYIHSHMYTRVIHGDIKPGNILLDSNFHAKLSDFGISRLANTDKTLHTENVIGSIGYMDPLFALDGRLTVKYDVYSFGVVLLELMARKKATTVVDNVNIVYAFTSALARGSGGVRWMFDAEIASKDNMKVVEGVAKIAGECVTMEREKRPEMIDVVERLRVLRQKASRQDQASQHSGLFSWARRNKTAPPASANIPANILPSGTSSKNSSKNAITFDTKISCSSSSVPPTPRTETEILESSNVRKFTFSELKGSTRNFRLDSMLGEGGFGSVYKGWMDERTLAPVKPGTGMIVAVKRLKLDSFQGHREWVDAVNYLGQLSHPNLVKLIGYCWEDEERLLVFEYMPRGSLEHHLFRRGSYFQPLPWNLRMKVALEAARGLGFLHGDQAKVIYLDFKTSNILLDSEYNAKLSDFGLAKDGPSGYTSYTIPTMLMGTTFTGTNGYAAPEYIATFMGTHGYAAPEYIATGHLTAKCDVYSYGVVLLELLSGQRALDKNRPPGQHRLVEWARPYITNKRRVSRFLDSQLDSQYCLPAAQKTAALALQCLSMDPQCRPGMDQVVTLLEGLQDTKSALKSGK comes from the exons ATGCACTGCCAGAAGTGCCAATTAGTACAACGAAAAGAAACCATTGAGGGCAAG GAGGCCCCCCCCAGAAACAAAGTGATGGAACTTATCCAAGAAGCTGATAGATCTAAATGGATGGTGCACAGTAACCATAGCATAAAATGCTTCACAAAAGGCGACATAGACAAAATGACCAACAGCTATCGAACTTGTCTTGGAAGAGGTGCCTTCGGAGAAGTATACAAAGGGGTTCTTGAGGACGGAAGCATGGTTGCAGTGAAAAGGTTTATCCACAATGTGAAAGAAAACTTCGCTAAAGAGCTGATCGTCCATCGTGAAATCAACCACAAGAACGTAGTGAGGCTCATTGGTTGCTGTGAGGAGGAAAATGCCCTTATGCTGGTCACTGAATATGTCGCTAATGGAAATCTAAGTGATGCTCTTCACCATGACAATCTTCCCATCCCTTTGGATATAAGACTTAGGGTCGCCGTCGAGTGTGCGGAGGCGTTGGCGTACATTCATTCTCACATGTATACTCGGGTTATCCATGGCGACATCAAGCCTGGTAACATACTTTTAGATAGCAACTTCCATGCAAAATTGTCAGACTTCGGAATATCaagactagccaacacggataAGACACTGCACACCGAGAATGTCATAGGAAGCATAGGTTACATGGATCCTCTGTTTGCTTTGGATGGGCGTCTCACTGTGAAGTATGATGTTTATAGCTTTGGAGTTGTTCTCCTTGAGCTGATGGCCAGGAAAAAGGCAACAACAGTAGTTGACAACGTCAACATTGTTTATGCATTTACTAGTGCTCttgcaagggggtccggaggtgTGAGATGGATGTTTGATGCTGAAATTGCAAGCAAGGATAATATGAAGGTTGTTGAAGGGGTTGCAAAGATAGCAGGTGAATGCGTAACGATGGAAAGGGAGAAACGCCCTGAGATGATTGACGTGGTGGAACGTCTTAGGGTGCTACGACAGAAAGCTTCACGTCAGGATCAGGCATCGCAACACTCAGGTCTGTTCTCTTGGGCTAGGAGGAACAAGACAGCACCTCCAGCTTCAGCGAACATCCCAGCCAATATTTTGCCGTCAG GGACCAGTTCTAAGAACAGCAGCAAGAATGCCATCACCTTTGATACCAAGATATCCTGCTCTTCATCGTCGGTGCCACCTACTCCTCGTACGGAGACAGAGATTCTGGAGTCATCAAATGTCCGAAAGTTCACCTTCAGTGAGCTGAAAGGCTCCACAAGGAACTTCAGATTGGACAGCATGCTCGGGGAGGGAGGCTTTGGCTCGGTGTACAAGGGATGGATGGATGAGCGCACGCTTGCACCTGTGAAACCGGGCACTGGGATGATTGTCGCGGTGAAGAGGCTCAAGCTCGACAGCTTCCAAGGGCACAGAGAATGGGTG GATGCGGTAAATTACCTAGGGCAGTTGTCCCACCCTAATCTTGTGAAACTTATTGGGTACTGCTGGGAGGATGAAGAACGGCTTCTTGTGTTTGAGTACATGCCAAGAGGGAGCTTGGAGCATCATCTTTTCAGGA GAGGGTCGTACTTCCAACCGCTCCCATGGAACTTACGGATGAAGGTTGCACTTGAGGCGGCCAGAGGCCTTGGTTTCCTGCACGGCGACCAGGCTAAAGTTATCTATCTTGATTTCAAGACCTCCAATATTCTTCTCGACTCG GAGTACAATGCAAAATTGTCTGATTTCGGTTTGGCAAAAGATGGTCCAAGTGGTTATACAAGTTATACTATCCCTACTATGCTCATGGGGACGACCTTCACGGGGACAAACGGATATGCTGCCCCTGAATATATTGCAACATTCATGGGGACACACGGATATGCTGCCCCTGAATATATTGCAACAG GCCATTTGACCGCGAAGTGTGATGTGTACAGCTACGGTGTTGTTCTTCTGGAGTTGCTGTCTGGGCAGCGTGCTCTGGACAAGAACCGCCCACCTGGCCAGCACAGGCTGGTGGAGTGGGCTAGGCCTTACATCACCAACAAGCGGAGGGTGTCCCGTTTCTTGGACTCGCAGTTGGATTCCCAGTATTGCCTTCCTGCGGCGCAGAAGACCGCAGCCCTAGCACTGCAATGCTTGTCGATGGACCCACAATGCAGGCCTGGCATGGATCAGGTTGTGACCTTGTTAGAAGGCCTTCAAGACACCAAGAGTGCATTGAAATCTGGCAAGTAG
- the LOC120693020 gene encoding interleukin-1 receptor-associated kinase 4-like isoform X4, translating to MELIQEADRSKWMVHSNHSIKCFTKGDIDKMTNSYRTCLGRGAFGEVYKGVLEDGSMVAVKRFIHNVKENFAKELIVHREINHKNVVRLIGCCEEENALMLVTEYVANGNLSDALHHDNLPIPLDIRLRVAVECAEALAYIHSHMYTRVIHGDIKPGNILLDSNFHAKLSDFGISRLANTDKTLHTENVIGSIGYMDPLFALDGRLTVKYDVYSFGVVLLELMARKKATTVVDNVNIVYAFTSALARGSGGVRWMFDAEIASKDNMKVVEGVAKIAGECVTMEREKRPEMIDVVERLRVLRQKASRQDQASQHSGLFSWARRNKTAPPASANIPANILPSGTSSKNSSKNAITFDTKISCSSSSVPPTPRTETEILESSNVRKFTFSELKGSTRNFRLDSMLGEGGFGSVYKGWMDERTLAPVKPGTGMIVAVKRLKLDSFQGHREWVDAVNYLGQLSHPNLVKLIGYCWEDEERLLVFEYMPRGSLEHHLFRRGSYFQPLPWNLRMKVALEAARGLGFLHGDQAKVIYLDFKTSNILLDSEYNAKLSDFGLAKDGPSGYTSYTIPTMLMGTTFTGTNGYAAPEYIATFMGTHGYAAPEYIATGHLTAKCDVYSYGVVLLELLSGQRALDKNRPPGQHRLVEWARPYITNKRRVSRFLDSQLDSQYCLPAAQKTAALALQCLSMDPQCRPGMDQVVTLLEGLQDTKSALKSGK from the exons ATGGAACTTATCCAAGAAGCTGATAGATCTAAATGGATGGTGCACAGTAACCATAGCATAAAATGCTTCACAAAAGGCGACATAGACAAAATGACCAACAGCTATCGAACTTGTCTTGGAAGAGGTGCCTTCGGAGAAGTATACAAAGGGGTTCTTGAGGACGGAAGCATGGTTGCAGTGAAAAGGTTTATCCACAATGTGAAAGAAAACTTCGCTAAAGAGCTGATCGTCCATCGTGAAATCAACCACAAGAACGTAGTGAGGCTCATTGGTTGCTGTGAGGAGGAAAATGCCCTTATGCTGGTCACTGAATATGTCGCTAATGGAAATCTAAGTGATGCTCTTCACCATGACAATCTTCCCATCCCTTTGGATATAAGACTTAGGGTCGCCGTCGAGTGTGCGGAGGCGTTGGCGTACATTCATTCTCACATGTATACTCGGGTTATCCATGGCGACATCAAGCCTGGTAACATACTTTTAGATAGCAACTTCCATGCAAAATTGTCAGACTTCGGAATATCaagactagccaacacggataAGACACTGCACACCGAGAATGTCATAGGAAGCATAGGTTACATGGATCCTCTGTTTGCTTTGGATGGGCGTCTCACTGTGAAGTATGATGTTTATAGCTTTGGAGTTGTTCTCCTTGAGCTGATGGCCAGGAAAAAGGCAACAACAGTAGTTGACAACGTCAACATTGTTTATGCATTTACTAGTGCTCttgcaagggggtccggaggtgTGAGATGGATGTTTGATGCTGAAATTGCAAGCAAGGATAATATGAAGGTTGTTGAAGGGGTTGCAAAGATAGCAGGTGAATGCGTAACGATGGAAAGGGAGAAACGCCCTGAGATGATTGACGTGGTGGAACGTCTTAGGGTGCTACGACAGAAAGCTTCACGTCAGGATCAGGCATCGCAACACTCAGGTCTGTTCTCTTGGGCTAGGAGGAACAAGACAGCACCTCCAGCTTCAGCGAACATCCCAGCCAATATTTTGCCGTCAG GGACCAGTTCTAAGAACAGCAGCAAGAATGCCATCACCTTTGATACCAAGATATCCTGCTCTTCATCGTCGGTGCCACCTACTCCTCGTACGGAGACAGAGATTCTGGAGTCATCAAATGTCCGAAAGTTCACCTTCAGTGAGCTGAAAGGCTCCACAAGGAACTTCAGATTGGACAGCATGCTCGGGGAGGGAGGCTTTGGCTCGGTGTACAAGGGATGGATGGATGAGCGCACGCTTGCACCTGTGAAACCGGGCACTGGGATGATTGTCGCGGTGAAGAGGCTCAAGCTCGACAGCTTCCAAGGGCACAGAGAATGGGTG GATGCGGTAAATTACCTAGGGCAGTTGTCCCACCCTAATCTTGTGAAACTTATTGGGTACTGCTGGGAGGATGAAGAACGGCTTCTTGTGTTTGAGTACATGCCAAGAGGGAGCTTGGAGCATCATCTTTTCAGGA GAGGGTCGTACTTCCAACCGCTCCCATGGAACTTACGGATGAAGGTTGCACTTGAGGCGGCCAGAGGCCTTGGTTTCCTGCACGGCGACCAGGCTAAAGTTATCTATCTTGATTTCAAGACCTCCAATATTCTTCTCGACTCG GAGTACAATGCAAAATTGTCTGATTTCGGTTTGGCAAAAGATGGTCCAAGTGGTTATACAAGTTATACTATCCCTACTATGCTCATGGGGACGACCTTCACGGGGACAAACGGATATGCTGCCCCTGAATATATTGCAACATTCATGGGGACACACGGATATGCTGCCCCTGAATATATTGCAACAG GCCATTTGACCGCGAAGTGTGATGTGTACAGCTACGGTGTTGTTCTTCTGGAGTTGCTGTCTGGGCAGCGTGCTCTGGACAAGAACCGCCCACCTGGCCAGCACAGGCTGGTGGAGTGGGCTAGGCCTTACATCACCAACAAGCGGAGGGTGTCCCGTTTCTTGGACTCGCAGTTGGATTCCCAGTATTGCCTTCCTGCGGCGCAGAAGACCGCAGCCCTAGCACTGCAATGCTTGTCGATGGACCCACAATGCAGGCCTGGCATGGATCAGGTTGTGACCTTGTTAGAAGGCCTTCAAGACACCAAGAGTGCATTGAAATCTGGCAAGTAG
- the LOC120693020 gene encoding receptor like protein kinase S.2-like isoform X1: protein MWCAQHICVYCYNFWGAAPLFLQTIPSVSPFSRSPSGAERVLPPNLHRGSPQGAQEAPPRNKVMELIQEADRSKWMVHSNHSIKCFTKGDIDKMTNSYRTCLGRGAFGEVYKGVLEDGSMVAVKRFIHNVKENFAKELIVHREINHKNVVRLIGCCEEENALMLVTEYVANGNLSDALHHDNLPIPLDIRLRVAVECAEALAYIHSHMYTRVIHGDIKPGNILLDSNFHAKLSDFGISRLANTDKTLHTENVIGSIGYMDPLFALDGRLTVKYDVYSFGVVLLELMARKKATTVVDNVNIVYAFTSALARGSGGVRWMFDAEIASKDNMKVVEGVAKIAGECVTMEREKRPEMIDVVERLRVLRQKASRQDQASQHSGLFSWARRNKTAPPASANIPANILPSDACDSGTSSKNSSKNAITFDTKISCSSSSVPPTPRTETEILESSNVRKFTFSELKGSTRNFRLDSMLGEGGFGSVYKGWMDERTLAPVKPGTGMIVAVKRLKLDSFQGHREWVDAVNYLGQLSHPNLVKLIGYCWEDEERLLVFEYMPRGSLEHHLFRRGSYFQPLPWNLRMKVALEAARGLGFLHGDQAKVIYLDFKTSNILLDSEYNAKLSDFGLAKDGPSGYTSYTIPTMLMGTTFTGTNGYAAPEYIATFMGTHGYAAPEYIATGHLTAKCDVYSYGVVLLELLSGQRALDKNRPPGQHRLVEWARPYITNKRRVSRFLDSQLDSQYCLPAAQKTAALALQCLSMDPQCRPGMDQVVTLLEGLQDTKSALKSGK from the exons ATGTGGTGCGCCCAACATATCTGTGTCTATTGTTACAATTTTTGGGGAGCCGCGCCTTTGTTTCTCCAGACCATTCCTTCGGTTTCTCCTTTCTCTCGTTCTCCGTCTGGAGCTGAGCGCGTTCTCCCCCCGAATCTGCACCGTGGCTCTCCCCAAGGAGCTCAG GAGGCCCCCCCCAGAAACAAAGTGATGGAACTTATCCAAGAAGCTGATAGATCTAAATGGATGGTGCACAGTAACCATAGCATAAAATGCTTCACAAAAGGCGACATAGACAAAATGACCAACAGCTATCGAACTTGTCTTGGAAGAGGTGCCTTCGGAGAAGTATACAAAGGGGTTCTTGAGGACGGAAGCATGGTTGCAGTGAAAAGGTTTATCCACAATGTGAAAGAAAACTTCGCTAAAGAGCTGATCGTCCATCGTGAAATCAACCACAAGAACGTAGTGAGGCTCATTGGTTGCTGTGAGGAGGAAAATGCCCTTATGCTGGTCACTGAATATGTCGCTAATGGAAATCTAAGTGATGCTCTTCACCATGACAATCTTCCCATCCCTTTGGATATAAGACTTAGGGTCGCCGTCGAGTGTGCGGAGGCGTTGGCGTACATTCATTCTCACATGTATACTCGGGTTATCCATGGCGACATCAAGCCTGGTAACATACTTTTAGATAGCAACTTCCATGCAAAATTGTCAGACTTCGGAATATCaagactagccaacacggataAGACACTGCACACCGAGAATGTCATAGGAAGCATAGGTTACATGGATCCTCTGTTTGCTTTGGATGGGCGTCTCACTGTGAAGTATGATGTTTATAGCTTTGGAGTTGTTCTCCTTGAGCTGATGGCCAGGAAAAAGGCAACAACAGTAGTTGACAACGTCAACATTGTTTATGCATTTACTAGTGCTCttgcaagggggtccggaggtgTGAGATGGATGTTTGATGCTGAAATTGCAAGCAAGGATAATATGAAGGTTGTTGAAGGGGTTGCAAAGATAGCAGGTGAATGCGTAACGATGGAAAGGGAGAAACGCCCTGAGATGATTGACGTGGTGGAACGTCTTAGGGTGCTACGACAGAAAGCTTCACGTCAGGATCAGGCATCGCAACACTCAGGTCTGTTCTCTTGGGCTAGGAGGAACAAGACAGCACCTCCAGCTTCAGCGAACATCCCAGCCAATATTTTGCCGTCAG ATGCTTGTGATTCAGGGACCAGTTCTAAGAACAGCAGCAAGAATGCCATCACCTTTGATACCAAGATATCCTGCTCTTCATCGTCGGTGCCACCTACTCCTCGTACGGAGACAGAGATTCTGGAGTCATCAAATGTCCGAAAGTTCACCTTCAGTGAGCTGAAAGGCTCCACAAGGAACTTCAGATTGGACAGCATGCTCGGGGAGGGAGGCTTTGGCTCGGTGTACAAGGGATGGATGGATGAGCGCACGCTTGCACCTGTGAAACCGGGCACTGGGATGATTGTCGCGGTGAAGAGGCTCAAGCTCGACAGCTTCCAAGGGCACAGAGAATGGGTG GATGCGGTAAATTACCTAGGGCAGTTGTCCCACCCTAATCTTGTGAAACTTATTGGGTACTGCTGGGAGGATGAAGAACGGCTTCTTGTGTTTGAGTACATGCCAAGAGGGAGCTTGGAGCATCATCTTTTCAGGA GAGGGTCGTACTTCCAACCGCTCCCATGGAACTTACGGATGAAGGTTGCACTTGAGGCGGCCAGAGGCCTTGGTTTCCTGCACGGCGACCAGGCTAAAGTTATCTATCTTGATTTCAAGACCTCCAATATTCTTCTCGACTCG GAGTACAATGCAAAATTGTCTGATTTCGGTTTGGCAAAAGATGGTCCAAGTGGTTATACAAGTTATACTATCCCTACTATGCTCATGGGGACGACCTTCACGGGGACAAACGGATATGCTGCCCCTGAATATATTGCAACATTCATGGGGACACACGGATATGCTGCCCCTGAATATATTGCAACAG GCCATTTGACCGCGAAGTGTGATGTGTACAGCTACGGTGTTGTTCTTCTGGAGTTGCTGTCTGGGCAGCGTGCTCTGGACAAGAACCGCCCACCTGGCCAGCACAGGCTGGTGGAGTGGGCTAGGCCTTACATCACCAACAAGCGGAGGGTGTCCCGTTTCTTGGACTCGCAGTTGGATTCCCAGTATTGCCTTCCTGCGGCGCAGAAGACCGCAGCCCTAGCACTGCAATGCTTGTCGATGGACCCACAATGCAGGCCTGGCATGGATCAGGTTGTGACCTTGTTAGAAGGCCTTCAAGACACCAAGAGTGCATTGAAATCTGGCAAGTAG
- the LOC120693020 gene encoding uncharacterized protein LOC120693020 isoform X2: protein MWCAQHICVYCYNFWGAAPLFLQTIPSVSPFSRSPSGAERVLPPNLHRGSPQGAQEAPPRNKVMELIQEADRSKWMVHSNHSIKCFTKGDIDKMTNSYRTCLGRGAFGEVYKGVLEDGSMVAVKRFIHNVKENFAKELIVHREINHKNVVRLIGCCEEENALMLVTEYVANGNLSDALHHDNLPIPLDIRLRVAVECAEALAYIHSHMYTRVIHGDIKPGNILLDSNFHAKLSDFGISRLANTDKTLHTENVIGSIGYMDPLFALDGRLTVKYDVYSFGVVLLELMARKKATTVVDNVNIVYAFTSALARGSGGVRWMFDAEIASKDNMKVVEGVAKIAGECVTMEREKRPEMIDVVERLRVLRQKASRQDQASQHSGLFSWARRNKTAPPASANIPANILPSGTSSKNSSKNAITFDTKISCSSSSVPPTPRTETEILESSNVRKFTFSELKGSTRNFRLDSMLGEGGFGSVYKGWMDERTLAPVKPGTGMIVAVKRLKLDSFQGHREWVDAVNYLGQLSHPNLVKLIGYCWEDEERLLVFEYMPRGSLEHHLFRRGSYFQPLPWNLRMKVALEAARGLGFLHGDQAKVIYLDFKTSNILLDSEYNAKLSDFGLAKDGPSGYTSYTIPTMLMGTTFTGTNGYAAPEYIATFMGTHGYAAPEYIATGHLTAKCDVYSYGVVLLELLSGQRALDKNRPPGQHRLVEWARPYITNKRRVSRFLDSQLDSQYCLPAAQKTAALALQCLSMDPQCRPGMDQVVTLLEGLQDTKSALKSGK from the exons ATGTGGTGCGCCCAACATATCTGTGTCTATTGTTACAATTTTTGGGGAGCCGCGCCTTTGTTTCTCCAGACCATTCCTTCGGTTTCTCCTTTCTCTCGTTCTCCGTCTGGAGCTGAGCGCGTTCTCCCCCCGAATCTGCACCGTGGCTCTCCCCAAGGAGCTCAG GAGGCCCCCCCCAGAAACAAAGTGATGGAACTTATCCAAGAAGCTGATAGATCTAAATGGATGGTGCACAGTAACCATAGCATAAAATGCTTCACAAAAGGCGACATAGACAAAATGACCAACAGCTATCGAACTTGTCTTGGAAGAGGTGCCTTCGGAGAAGTATACAAAGGGGTTCTTGAGGACGGAAGCATGGTTGCAGTGAAAAGGTTTATCCACAATGTGAAAGAAAACTTCGCTAAAGAGCTGATCGTCCATCGTGAAATCAACCACAAGAACGTAGTGAGGCTCATTGGTTGCTGTGAGGAGGAAAATGCCCTTATGCTGGTCACTGAATATGTCGCTAATGGAAATCTAAGTGATGCTCTTCACCATGACAATCTTCCCATCCCTTTGGATATAAGACTTAGGGTCGCCGTCGAGTGTGCGGAGGCGTTGGCGTACATTCATTCTCACATGTATACTCGGGTTATCCATGGCGACATCAAGCCTGGTAACATACTTTTAGATAGCAACTTCCATGCAAAATTGTCAGACTTCGGAATATCaagactagccaacacggataAGACACTGCACACCGAGAATGTCATAGGAAGCATAGGTTACATGGATCCTCTGTTTGCTTTGGATGGGCGTCTCACTGTGAAGTATGATGTTTATAGCTTTGGAGTTGTTCTCCTTGAGCTGATGGCCAGGAAAAAGGCAACAACAGTAGTTGACAACGTCAACATTGTTTATGCATTTACTAGTGCTCttgcaagggggtccggaggtgTGAGATGGATGTTTGATGCTGAAATTGCAAGCAAGGATAATATGAAGGTTGTTGAAGGGGTTGCAAAGATAGCAGGTGAATGCGTAACGATGGAAAGGGAGAAACGCCCTGAGATGATTGACGTGGTGGAACGTCTTAGGGTGCTACGACAGAAAGCTTCACGTCAGGATCAGGCATCGCAACACTCAGGTCTGTTCTCTTGGGCTAGGAGGAACAAGACAGCACCTCCAGCTTCAGCGAACATCCCAGCCAATATTTTGCCGTCAG GGACCAGTTCTAAGAACAGCAGCAAGAATGCCATCACCTTTGATACCAAGATATCCTGCTCTTCATCGTCGGTGCCACCTACTCCTCGTACGGAGACAGAGATTCTGGAGTCATCAAATGTCCGAAAGTTCACCTTCAGTGAGCTGAAAGGCTCCACAAGGAACTTCAGATTGGACAGCATGCTCGGGGAGGGAGGCTTTGGCTCGGTGTACAAGGGATGGATGGATGAGCGCACGCTTGCACCTGTGAAACCGGGCACTGGGATGATTGTCGCGGTGAAGAGGCTCAAGCTCGACAGCTTCCAAGGGCACAGAGAATGGGTG GATGCGGTAAATTACCTAGGGCAGTTGTCCCACCCTAATCTTGTGAAACTTATTGGGTACTGCTGGGAGGATGAAGAACGGCTTCTTGTGTTTGAGTACATGCCAAGAGGGAGCTTGGAGCATCATCTTTTCAGGA GAGGGTCGTACTTCCAACCGCTCCCATGGAACTTACGGATGAAGGTTGCACTTGAGGCGGCCAGAGGCCTTGGTTTCCTGCACGGCGACCAGGCTAAAGTTATCTATCTTGATTTCAAGACCTCCAATATTCTTCTCGACTCG GAGTACAATGCAAAATTGTCTGATTTCGGTTTGGCAAAAGATGGTCCAAGTGGTTATACAAGTTATACTATCCCTACTATGCTCATGGGGACGACCTTCACGGGGACAAACGGATATGCTGCCCCTGAATATATTGCAACATTCATGGGGACACACGGATATGCTGCCCCTGAATATATTGCAACAG GCCATTTGACCGCGAAGTGTGATGTGTACAGCTACGGTGTTGTTCTTCTGGAGTTGCTGTCTGGGCAGCGTGCTCTGGACAAGAACCGCCCACCTGGCCAGCACAGGCTGGTGGAGTGGGCTAGGCCTTACATCACCAACAAGCGGAGGGTGTCCCGTTTCTTGGACTCGCAGTTGGATTCCCAGTATTGCCTTCCTGCGGCGCAGAAGACCGCAGCCCTAGCACTGCAATGCTTGTCGATGGACCCACAATGCAGGCCTGGCATGGATCAGGTTGTGACCTTGTTAGAAGGCCTTCAAGACACCAAGAGTGCATTGAAATCTGGCAAGTAG